Proteins encoded by one window of Podarcis muralis chromosome 11, rPodMur119.hap1.1, whole genome shotgun sequence:
- the CETN3 gene encoding centrin-3 isoform X1 encodes MNLVARTELPVDKTKRKKRRDLTEEQKQEIKDAFELFDTDKDRAIDYHELKVAMRALGFDVKKADVLKILKDYDREGTGKITFEDFNEVVTDWILERDPHEEILKAFKLFDDDDSGKISLRNLRRVARELGENMTDEELRAMIEEFDKDGDGEINQEEFIAIMTGDV; translated from the exons AACTGAGCTTCCTGTTGACAAAaccaagagaaagaaaagaagagactTGACTGAAGAACAGAAGCAAGAAATTAAAGATGCTTTTGAGTTGTTTGACACAGATAAAGACAGAGCTATAGATTATCACGAACTGAAG GTGGCAATGAGAGCCTTAGGTTttgatgtgaaaaaagcagatgTGCTAAAGATACTTAAAGATTATGATCGGGAAGGAACTGGGAAAATCACCTTTGAAGATTTTAATGAAGTTG tGACAGACTGGATACTTGAGAGAGATCCTCATGAAGAGATACTCAAGGCATTTAAattgtttgatgatgatgattcggGTAAAATAAGCCTGAGAAACCTGCGCCGTGTAGCTAGAGAACTTGGGGAAAACATGACTGATGAAGAACTTCGGGCAATGATTGAAGAATTTGATAAAGATGGTGATGGAGAAA TCAACCAGGAAGAATTTATTGCCATCATGACTGGAGATGTTTAA
- the CETN3 gene encoding centrin-3 isoform X2 — protein MALTELPVDKTKRKKRRDLTEEQKQEIKDAFELFDTDKDRAIDYHELKVAMRALGFDVKKADVLKILKDYDREGTGKITFEDFNEVVTDWILERDPHEEILKAFKLFDDDDSGKISLRNLRRVARELGENMTDEELRAMIEEFDKDGDGEINQEEFIAIMTGDV, from the exons AACTGAGCTTCCTGTTGACAAAaccaagagaaagaaaagaagagactTGACTGAAGAACAGAAGCAAGAAATTAAAGATGCTTTTGAGTTGTTTGACACAGATAAAGACAGAGCTATAGATTATCACGAACTGAAG GTGGCAATGAGAGCCTTAGGTTttgatgtgaaaaaagcagatgTGCTAAAGATACTTAAAGATTATGATCGGGAAGGAACTGGGAAAATCACCTTTGAAGATTTTAATGAAGTTG tGACAGACTGGATACTTGAGAGAGATCCTCATGAAGAGATACTCAAGGCATTTAAattgtttgatgatgatgattcggGTAAAATAAGCCTGAGAAACCTGCGCCGTGTAGCTAGAGAACTTGGGGAAAACATGACTGATGAAGAACTTCGGGCAATGATTGAAGAATTTGATAAAGATGGTGATGGAGAAA TCAACCAGGAAGAATTTATTGCCATCATGACTGGAGATGTTTAA